From the Theobroma cacao cultivar B97-61/B2 chromosome 2, Criollo_cocoa_genome_V2, whole genome shotgun sequence genome, one window contains:
- the LOC18607807 gene encoding uncharacterized protein LOC18607807, which yields MRRRTVYAWGVAILSFVVLMIVTPAIPQSQEYHDFADQREFFGIPNTLNVVSNFPFLVIGVVGLVLCYYKNYFKLCLQGELWGWTCFFIGVAAVGVGSSYYHLQPNDARLVWDRLPMTIAFTSIIAIFIIERIDEQKGTVSIIPLLLAGVISIMYWRFFDDLRPYALVQFVPCIAIPLMAILLPPMYTHSTFWLWAAGFYLLAKVEEAMDKVIYKWTHHIVSGHTLKHLCAAMVPVFLTLMLAKRTIETERISLLKTWKVSWTKFKKNGSEVESCTCTYTSVQAEESH from the exons ATGAGAAGACGCACCGTTTACGCATGGGGAGTTGCGATTCTCTCCTTCGTAGTTTTGATGATCGTCACGCCCGCCATCCCTCAATCTCAAGAGTACCACGATTTCGCCGATCAACGCGAATTCTTCG GTATACCCAATACGTTAAATGTGGTTTCGAATTTCCCTTTCCTAGTTATCGGGGTCGTAGGTCTTGTACTTTGTTATTATAAGAATTATTTCAAGTTATG TTTGCAAGGTGAACTATGGGGTTGGACTTGTTTTTTCATTGGTGTGGCTGCTGTTGGAGTTGGTTCCTCGTACTATCATCTCCAGCCAAATGATGCTCGGCTTGTGTGGGATAGATTGCCG ATGACTATTGCGTTCACTTCAATCATAGcaatatttattattgaaagaATTGATGAGCAGAAGGGAACAGTTTCCATCATACCACTGCTGCTGGCAGGCGTAATCAGTATCATGTACTGGAG GTTTTTTGATGACCTCCGGCCTTATGCCCTGGTCCAGTTTGTTCCTTGCATTGCCATCCCACTGATGGCTATTTTGTTGCCCCCAATGTACACGCATTCCACATTTTGGTTATGGGCAGCAG GATTCTATCTTTTAGCTAAGGTAGAAGAAGCAATGGATAAAGTAATATATAAATGGACCCATCATATTGTCAGTGGGCACACCCTCAAGCACTTGTGTGCTGCCATGGTTCCTGTCTTTTTAACACTTATGCTGGCAAAGAGGACAATTGAAACTGAGAG GATAAGCTTACTGAAGACATGGAAGGTTTCATGGACAAAGTTCAAGAAAAATGGTTCCGAGGTGGAAAGTTGCACGTGTACCTACACCAGTGTTCAAGCTGAGGAATCACACTGA